A stretch of the Kushneria konosiri genome encodes the following:
- a CDS encoding rhodanese-related sulfurtransferase, with protein MTPPDLPDEGPIVVAALYKFVSLPDYEALREPLLEAMRTNDVKGTLLLAEEGINGTVSGTRDSIDALLGWLKNDPRLADLEHKESRAQEQPFYRTKVKLKREIVTLGVDGVDPNRRVGTYVEPEQWNELISDPEVLLIDTRNDYEVEIGTFEGAVDPKTRSFREFPEYVKAHYDPARHKKVAMFCTGGIRCEKASSYMLEQGFEEVYHLKGGILKYLETVPKQDSRWRGDCFVFDNRVTVRHDLSEGDFDQCHACRRPISARDQQSEYYEPGISCPHCWDNLPEKTRAGARERQRQIELARARGEAHPIGRNPRTDQNH; from the coding sequence ATGACACCCCCTGATCTACCCGATGAGGGCCCCATTGTGGTGGCCGCCCTCTACAAGTTTGTCTCCCTGCCCGATTATGAGGCCCTTCGTGAACCGCTGCTCGAGGCCATGCGCACCAATGACGTCAAGGGCACATTATTGCTGGCCGAGGAAGGTATCAATGGCACTGTCTCCGGCACGCGGGACAGCATCGATGCCCTGCTGGGCTGGCTGAAAAACGATCCGCGACTGGCGGATCTCGAGCACAAGGAATCCCGAGCGCAGGAGCAGCCGTTTTACCGCACCAAGGTCAAATTGAAGCGCGAGATCGTGACGCTGGGCGTGGACGGCGTCGATCCCAATCGCCGGGTCGGAACCTATGTCGAACCCGAGCAGTGGAACGAACTGATCAGCGACCCGGAAGTGCTGCTGATCGACACGCGCAATGACTACGAAGTCGAGATCGGCACCTTTGAAGGCGCAGTAGACCCGAAGACCCGCTCATTTCGCGAGTTCCCCGAGTATGTGAAGGCTCATTACGACCCGGCCAGACACAAGAAGGTCGCCATGTTCTGTACCGGCGGCATTCGCTGCGAAAAGGCTTCCAGCTACATGCTGGAGCAGGGGTTTGAAGAGGTATATCACCTCAAGGGAGGCATCCTGAAATATCTGGAAACGGTGCCCAAGCAAGATTCGCGCTGGCGCGGCGACTGCTTCGTGTTCGACAACCGGGTCACCGTGCGCCACGACCTGAGCGAGGGGGATTTCGATCAGTGCCACGCCTGCCGGCGACCCATCTCGGCCCGAGACCAGCAGTCCGAGTACTATGAACCGGGCATCAGCTGCCCGCACTGCTGGGATAATCTGCCCGAAAAGACGCGCGCAGGTGCCCGTGAGCGTCAGCGCCAGATCGAACTGGCAAGGGCACGCGGAGAAGCCCATCCCATCGGGCGCAATCCGCGCACCGACCAGAACCACTAA
- a CDS encoding AbrB family transcriptional regulator: protein MLADRLPTSPLFRWILLLGACALASFLLQWLQMPAGALIGPMAVSVVFGVMIGGLKLPRILFKSGQGVIGLLIAQAMTLTVLSTIAESWPAMMLATVVTLVLSTVVGILLVRYGGLPGTTAAWGTTPGAAAAMVAMSEQANADPRIVATMQYVRVICVIMAGALVSHFLGVSESDHTTSHGMEWNVHGLLSLGVSLALIALGISICDRLLPAGALLGPMLLGTVVQVSGLIDIQLPLPLLEAAYACIGIYVGLRFDRQTVRSVMHAFKWMLLASLMLIGFCALSALMLVPMMHSDFLTLYLATSPGGLDSMTIIALDTHADVAIVAALQALRLFTVVLIGPSMARFIARFAREPSPCPH from the coding sequence TTGCTTGCCGATCGCCTGCCCACCTCGCCCCTTTTCCGATGGATTCTGCTGTTGGGCGCCTGTGCGCTGGCAAGCTTTCTGCTTCAGTGGCTGCAGATGCCGGCCGGGGCCCTGATTGGTCCGATGGCGGTTTCCGTGGTGTTTGGCGTCATGATTGGTGGATTGAAGCTGCCGCGGATCCTGTTCAAGTCGGGCCAGGGCGTTATCGGGCTTCTGATCGCTCAGGCCATGACGCTGACCGTGCTTTCCACCATCGCCGAGAGCTGGCCGGCCATGATGCTGGCCACCGTGGTGACGCTGGTGCTGAGCACCGTGGTCGGCATCCTGCTGGTGCGCTACGGCGGGCTGCCCGGCACGACGGCGGCCTGGGGCACCACACCTGGCGCTGCCGCCGCGATGGTCGCCATGTCGGAGCAGGCCAACGCCGATCCGCGGATTGTGGCCACCATGCAGTATGTACGCGTCATCTGCGTGATCATGGCCGGCGCGCTGGTTAGCCATTTCCTGGGCGTCTCGGAGAGCGACCATACCACTTCTCACGGCATGGAATGGAACGTTCACGGACTGCTGTCGCTGGGGGTCTCGCTTGCGCTGATCGCGCTGGGCATCAGCATCTGTGACCGGCTGCTGCCGGCCGGCGCCCTGCTGGGCCCGATGCTTTTGGGCACCGTCGTGCAGGTTTCCGGCCTCATCGATATTCAACTGCCGCTACCGCTTCTGGAAGCCGCCTACGCCTGCATTGGCATCTATGTGGGGCTACGCTTTGATCGCCAGACCGTACGCAGCGTCATGCATGCCTTCAAGTGGATGCTGCTGGCCTCCCTCATGCTGATCGGCTTCTGCGCGCTTTCTGCGCTGATGCTGGTACCCATGATGCACAGCGACTTTCTGACGCTGTATCTGGCCACAAGCCCTGGCGGGCTGGACTCGATGACCATTATCGCACTCGACACCCACGCCGATGTGGCCATTGTCGCGGCCCTGCAGGCCCTGCGCCTGTTCACCGTGGTGCTTATCGGGCCATCCATGGCACGCTTTATCGCCCGCTTTGCCCGCGAACCGTCACCTTGTCCACACTAG
- a CDS encoding LysR substrate-binding domain-containing protein, with translation MSSRHALPPLNCLRAFEAAARLASITRASHELALTQSAVSRQIQRLESDLGQPLFERQLTGLALTDAGERYYHVVQRVLRELGEASAEIRRRPAEQSLTIASSPTIASFWLSRQLSGFQARYPEISIRMLIIEDPNRLEPGECDLGVYYHLQGEVDPVGMTAETIFDHEEVAVLCSPTYLTREGRPKDVIDLLEHHALMVVEDHYHDWLTWQCWCETLGAVWHTPMRTLSANSYQLLMNATLAGQGVTLGWTRLLAHELEQGLLVEALDIRIESRGRLSLLTPGQHPGSYAARAFRQWLMSEGTDAGGLSLT, from the coding sequence ATGTCTTCTCGCCATGCGTTGCCGCCCCTGAACTGCCTGCGTGCCTTTGAGGCGGCGGCCCGCCTTGCCAGCATTACCCGGGCAAGCCATGAGCTTGCCCTGACCCAGAGCGCGGTCAGCCGCCAGATTCAGCGACTGGAGAGCGACCTGGGCCAGCCTCTTTTTGAGCGCCAGCTGACCGGGCTCGCCCTGACTGACGCCGGTGAGCGTTATTATCACGTGGTCCAGCGCGTGCTTAGAGAGCTGGGCGAGGCCAGCGCCGAGATTCGCCGCCGCCCGGCTGAACAGAGCCTGACCATTGCCTCATCGCCCACCATTGCTTCCTTCTGGCTGTCACGTCAGCTGAGCGGCTTTCAGGCGCGCTATCCGGAGATCAGCATTCGCATGCTGATCATCGAAGACCCCAACCGGCTGGAACCCGGCGAGTGTGATCTGGGTGTCTATTATCATCTGCAGGGAGAAGTGGACCCTGTCGGCATGACTGCAGAGACGATCTTTGATCATGAAGAAGTCGCCGTGCTGTGTTCACCCACCTATCTGACTCGTGAAGGCCGACCGAAAGACGTCATCGACCTGCTTGAACATCATGCTCTGATGGTGGTCGAGGATCACTATCATGACTGGCTGACCTGGCAGTGCTGGTGCGAAACGCTGGGGGCGGTATGGCATACGCCGATGCGCACGCTGTCGGCCAACAGTTATCAGCTTTTAATGAATGCCACGCTTGCCGGTCAGGGGGTTACGCTGGGCTGGACGCGTCTGCTGGCACACGAGCTTGAGCAGGGGCTTCTGGTCGAGGCGCTCGATATCCGCATCGAAAGCCGTGGACGGTTATCACTGCTGACGCCGGGACAACATCCGGGCTCATACGCTGCCAGAGCATTCAGACAGTGGCTGATGTCAGAAGGTACTGATGCTGGTGGCCTCTCTCTTACCTGA
- a CDS encoding amidohydrolase family protein, protein MAEVIPFTGHYRHDHREPHGCFDAHLHIIDPRFPLIDNQGFRPSPFTVEDYQKLTRGLDIRGGAIVSGSFQGTDQDYLLAALEALGGDFVGVTQLPDDISDARLLELDEAGVRAIRFNLKRGMATDIEAMARQAQRVFDVVGWHCEIYADAGDLAPHLTLLRTLPAIVIDHLGLSQAGLPTLLALVEAGARVKASGFGRVSLDVPATLAAIADINPHALLFGTDLPGTRAPRPFREGDIELLHNTLGDAHAMLALHDNAVALYRPRGSNSVA, encoded by the coding sequence ATGGCTGAGGTTATTCCCTTTACCGGACACTACCGACACGATCATCGTGAACCACACGGCTGCTTCGATGCACATCTACATATCATCGATCCCCGCTTCCCCCTGATCGACAACCAGGGATTTCGCCCCTCTCCCTTCACCGTCGAGGACTATCAAAAGCTCACCCGTGGGCTGGACATCCGGGGCGGTGCCATCGTTTCGGGCTCCTTTCAGGGCACGGACCAGGACTACCTGCTGGCGGCCCTTGAAGCGCTGGGCGGCGATTTTGTGGGGGTGACACAACTGCCCGACGACATCAGCGATGCACGCCTGCTCGAACTTGACGAGGCCGGTGTTCGAGCCATTCGATTCAATCTCAAACGGGGTATGGCCACCGATATCGAAGCCATGGCCCGCCAGGCCCAGCGTGTTTTTGATGTGGTCGGCTGGCACTGCGAGATTTATGCCGATGCCGGCGACCTCGCCCCGCACCTGACACTATTGCGCACGCTTCCGGCCATTGTGATTGACCATCTGGGGCTTTCTCAGGCGGGTCTGCCGACGCTTCTGGCACTGGTCGAGGCCGGTGCACGCGTCAAGGCCAGTGGTTTTGGACGTGTGTCACTGGATGTACCGGCAACGCTTGCCGCCATTGCCGACATCAACCCGCACGCCCTTCTCTTTGGCACCGATCTGCCGGGAACACGCGCGCCGCGCCCCTTCCGGGAGGGGGATATCGAGCTTTTACACAACACCCTGGGCGATGCCCACGCCATGCTGGCGCTGCATGACAATGCCGTTGCCCTTTATCGGCCGCGCGGCAGCAACAGCGTGGCCTGA
- a CDS encoding CocE/NonD family hydrolase, giving the protein MQIRESFPHRVREIENAWITLADGTRLAARIWLPEEAEQHPVPAILEYLPYRKRDGTAVRDELTHPYLAGHGYACVRVDMRGNGESDGLMHDEYAPQEQADGLEVIDWIAAQPWCNGSLGMMGISWGGFNSLQLAALRPEPLKAIITLCSTDDRYADDIHYKGGNMLLENLGWAATMLSFSAAVPDPLLVGERWREMWLNRLENMPLLAETWLAHQHRDEYWRHGSVCESYGDIKAAVYAISGWGDAYMNSIPRMMEHLQCPKKALVGPWIHKYPHFAIPDPAIGFLQEALRWWDYWLKDIDTGIMNEPECTFYLQDGLKPAPKYDKRPGQWVRTHGWPAPASEIETTTLVLSDHGLTADGALSEPCRITSPLTTGSLQGEYIGLWYGADFPPDQRRDDGLALTFDSTPWPEGIDLLGQPAVELELASDTDCGQLNVRLCDVSPEGESALVTYGTLNLNLRNDPGVIDPLTPGRPLRVRLAMDLIGYRLPPGHRLRVALSSASFPLVWSPKKRSDLTVLAGRPTLSLPLCRTGYIDMPFEPPEAATPCRLETLRAGAPKRTISEDVGSGEVSVIVEDDMGDVRFLDHGLRVDQRAREVYTSHPEDATKTRAEIHWTYKAGREKGDGAFSVRVDSHYELRCDEENFYLSASQKAHEGDRVVSDKRWERCLPRTAI; this is encoded by the coding sequence ATGCAGATCAGAGAGAGCTTCCCCCATCGCGTGCGCGAGATTGAAAACGCCTGGATCACGCTTGCCGACGGCACGCGTCTGGCCGCACGCATCTGGCTGCCGGAAGAGGCCGAGCAGCATCCGGTACCGGCGATCCTTGAATATCTGCCGTATCGAAAGCGCGATGGAACCGCGGTGCGCGATGAGCTGACGCACCCGTATCTTGCCGGGCATGGCTATGCCTGCGTGCGGGTCGACATGCGCGGCAACGGGGAATCCGACGGGCTGATGCACGATGAATATGCCCCACAGGAGCAGGCTGATGGCCTTGAGGTGATCGACTGGATCGCCGCGCAGCCCTGGTGCAATGGCAGCCTCGGCATGATGGGAATCTCATGGGGGGGCTTTAACAGCCTGCAGCTGGCCGCGCTGCGCCCCGAGCCGCTCAAGGCGATCATCACGCTGTGTTCCACGGATGATCGTTACGCCGATGATATCCACTACAAGGGCGGCAACATGCTGCTGGAAAATCTTGGCTGGGCGGCCACCATGCTGAGCTTTTCCGCCGCGGTGCCGGACCCGCTGCTGGTCGGCGAGCGCTGGCGCGAGATGTGGCTCAACCGGCTTGAGAACATGCCCCTGCTGGCGGAAACCTGGCTTGCCCATCAGCATCGCGATGAGTACTGGCGTCACGGCTCGGTGTGCGAAAGCTACGGTGATATCAAGGCCGCCGTCTATGCCATCAGCGGCTGGGGGGATGCCTACATGAATTCGATCCCGCGCATGATGGAACACCTCCAGTGCCCCAAAAAGGCCCTGGTGGGCCCCTGGATTCACAAGTATCCGCACTTTGCGATTCCTGACCCGGCGATCGGCTTTCTACAGGAAGCCCTTCGCTGGTGGGATTACTGGCTCAAGGACATTGACACCGGCATCATGAATGAACCCGAGTGCACCTTCTATCTGCAGGATGGTCTGAAGCCGGCACCGAAATATGACAAACGTCCGGGACAGTGGGTGCGCACCCACGGTTGGCCTGCCCCCGCGTCCGAGATCGAGACGACCACGCTGGTGCTGAGCGATCACGGTTTGACAGCAGACGGGGCGCTGAGTGAGCCTTGCCGGATAACGTCACCGCTGACGACCGGGTCGCTGCAGGGGGAGTATATCGGGCTCTGGTACGGTGCTGACTTCCCGCCGGATCAGCGCCGCGACGACGGCCTGGCGCTGACCTTTGATTCCACGCCCTGGCCGGAAGGCATCGATCTTTTGGGGCAGCCCGCCGTCGAGCTTGAACTGGCCAGCGACACCGACTGTGGCCAGCTCAACGTGCGTCTTTGCGATGTCTCGCCCGAAGGGGAGAGTGCGCTGGTGACCTATGGCACGCTCAATCTCAATCTGCGTAATGATCCAGGCGTCATCGATCCTCTGACCCCGGGCAGGCCCCTGAGGGTGCGCCTTGCCATGGATCTGATTGGTTATCGGCTCCCGCCGGGACATCGTTTGCGTGTGGCGCTCTCGAGTGCCAGCTTCCCGCTGGTATGGTCACCGAAGAAACGATCGGATCTGACCGTGCTGGCCGGCAGGCCGACACTTTCGCTGCCACTCTGCAGGACCGGGTACATCGATATGCCCTTTGAGCCGCCGGAGGCAGCCACGCCCTGCCGGCTCGAGACCCTGCGCGCCGGGGCGCCCAAACGCACCATCAGCGAGGATGTCGGCAGCGGCGAGGTGAGCGTGATCGTTGAAGACGACATGGGCGACGTGCGCTTTCTCGATCATGGGCTGCGCGTCGATCAGCGCGCCCGTGAGGTGTATACCAGCCATCCCGAGGATGCCACGAAAACCCGGGCCGAGATTCACTGGACCTACAAGGCCGGTCGCGAAAAAGGAGATGGCGCGTTTTCGGTCAGGGTGGACAGCCACTATGAGCTTCGCTGTGACGAAGAGAATTTCTATCTGAGTGCGTCACAAAAAGCTCATGAGGGCGATCGGGTGGTCAGCGATAAACGCTGGGAGCGATGTCTGCCGCGTACGGCGATCTGA
- the glnE gene encoding bifunctional [glutamate--ammonia ligase]-adenylyl-L-tyrosine phosphorylase/[glutamate--ammonia-ligase] adenylyltransferase: MSLQAALTGLPEALQSQARRTLETFDEALLARLGEERLRELVTTITASDFVARALSNDGVMLDRLLAHEELVAAPSRETLDSWLDRALEGADTEADLQRVLRRFRRERMVAIIWRDRNDYADAWAIAAAVSRLAEVCMEAALRWHEKALATRYGKPSPDSDGRPQRMVILGMGKLGAGELNLSSDIDLIFAYPEKGQTQGGERALEHQEYFTRLGQKVIASLDAVTADGFVFRVDMRLRPLGDGGPLTGSFASLLSYYQSQGREWERYAMLKARPVAGDLEAGQRLLSELRPFVYRKYIDFGAIESLREMKALINREVRRRGREDDIKLGAGGIREVEFVVQAFQLIRGGRVTELQTPSLKRALAELERLEIMSRHDVRALQSDYVFLRDLEHALQGLEDRQTQSLPEDELPRARIAFAMGHEHWDGLIADLGEVRRRVRERFDEVVAPPEEEDHELIEAGALEEWRALWQEAFDDEAAIALLSESGFRDPPRARERLLKLRHGRAVTGMQRIGFERLEALMPVLLSNVATTETPDITLERVLALVEAVLRRTAYLSLLKENPDALTQFVRLCSASAWISEQLARYPVLLDELLDPRNLYTPPERGELEDELRQTLSRLPPNDEESQLEALRLFRHARVLNVAAADVAGARPLMVVSDHLTMIAEVVLEAVVKLAWQGLTSRHGYPRRRDGSYAGAEDIDFLVVGYGKLGGIEMGYGSDLDLVFLHDADPRGSTNGARSLDNPVFYARMGQRIIHMLTTTTPAGVLYEVDMRLRPSGNSGLLVSSLEAFADYQHREAWVWEHQALVRARAVAGSPALARRFEDIRRETLSRVPDVATLKREVVAMREKMRQHLGSSQQSRTAGWFHLKQDPGGMVDIEFMNQFAVLAMGHREKALLTYTDNMRILETLESSGHLPFEGAEQLRKAWLAYRDASHRGALTRAGSLVPEAGFAEHRQAVQALWHRYLEAEETTSDGVEGASD, translated from the coding sequence ATGTCCCTGCAAGCTGCCCTGACAGGCCTTCCTGAAGCCCTGCAGTCTCAGGCACGTCGTACCCTTGAGACATTTGATGAGGCCCTGCTGGCCCGTCTGGGCGAGGAGCGCCTGCGCGAACTGGTCACCACCATTACGGCCAGTGATTTTGTGGCCCGGGCCCTCTCCAATGATGGTGTCATGCTTGATCGCCTGCTGGCGCATGAGGAGCTTGTCGCGGCGCCGAGTCGGGAAACCCTGGACAGCTGGCTCGACAGGGCGCTTGAGGGAGCCGACACCGAGGCGGATCTTCAGCGCGTGCTGCGACGGTTTCGGCGCGAGCGCATGGTGGCGATTATCTGGCGCGACCGTAACGACTACGCCGATGCCTGGGCAATCGCGGCGGCTGTCTCGCGGCTTGCCGAGGTCTGCATGGAGGCGGCGCTTCGCTGGCATGAAAAGGCGCTGGCCACGCGCTATGGCAAGCCCTCACCGGACAGCGATGGCCGACCCCAGCGCATGGTAATACTGGGCATGGGCAAGCTCGGGGCCGGCGAGCTCAATCTCTCTTCCGATATTGATCTAATCTTTGCCTATCCCGAAAAGGGACAGACGCAGGGCGGTGAGCGTGCGCTGGAGCATCAGGAGTATTTCACCCGCCTGGGGCAGAAGGTCATTGCCTCACTGGATGCCGTCACGGCGGATGGTTTTGTCTTTCGCGTCGACATGCGTCTTCGTCCTCTTGGGGATGGCGGGCCCTTGACTGGCAGCTTTGCAAGCCTTCTGTCCTACTACCAGAGCCAGGGGCGCGAATGGGAGCGCTATGCCATGCTCAAGGCGCGTCCGGTAGCGGGCGACCTTGAGGCCGGCCAGCGTCTGTTGAGTGAGCTGCGGCCCTTTGTCTATCGCAAGTACATTGATTTTGGAGCGATCGAATCGCTGCGGGAAATGAAGGCGTTGATCAATCGCGAGGTTCGGCGTCGCGGTCGCGAGGATGACATCAAGCTGGGCGCCGGCGGTATTCGTGAGGTGGAATTTGTCGTTCAGGCCTTTCAGCTGATTCGCGGTGGGCGCGTGACCGAGCTGCAGACGCCGTCGCTCAAACGGGCGCTGGCCGAGCTTGAGCGTCTTGAAATCATGTCGCGTCACGATGTGCGTGCCCTGCAGTCTGACTATGTCTTTCTGCGCGATCTCGAACATGCCCTGCAGGGGCTGGAGGATCGTCAGACCCAGTCCCTGCCCGAGGACGAGCTTCCACGCGCCCGCATCGCCTTTGCCATGGGCCATGAGCACTGGGATGGACTGATAGCCGATCTCGGAGAGGTACGCCGCCGGGTGCGTGAGCGCTTTGACGAAGTCGTGGCCCCGCCTGAAGAGGAGGATCACGAGCTGATCGAGGCCGGTGCGCTCGAAGAGTGGCGGGCGCTCTGGCAGGAGGCCTTTGACGATGAGGCGGCGATCGCGTTGTTGTCCGAGTCCGGCTTTCGCGACCCGCCCCGGGCACGCGAGCGCCTGCTCAAGCTGCGTCACGGGCGTGCCGTGACCGGTATGCAACGCATCGGCTTTGAGCGTCTCGAGGCGCTGATGCCGGTACTTTTATCCAATGTCGCGACCACCGAGACACCGGATATTACGCTTGAGCGGGTGCTGGCGCTGGTGGAGGCGGTGCTGCGCCGCACGGCTTACCTGTCCCTGCTCAAGGAAAACCCCGATGCGCTGACGCAGTTTGTGCGTCTTTGCAGTGCCAGTGCCTGGATCAGCGAACAGCTGGCGCGCTATCCGGTACTGCTTGATGAGCTGCTTGATCCGCGCAATCTCTATACCCCGCCCGAGCGGGGCGAGCTGGAAGATGAGTTGCGACAGACCCTGTCACGGTTGCCACCCAATGATGAAGAGAGCCAGCTCGAAGCGTTACGACTGTTTCGCCATGCTCGTGTGCTCAATGTGGCGGCCGCCGATGTGGCCGGTGCGCGCCCGCTGATGGTGGTCAGCGATCATCTGACCATGATCGCCGAAGTGGTACTGGAAGCCGTGGTAAAACTGGCCTGGCAAGGGCTGACGTCACGTCACGGCTATCCTCGTCGACGCGATGGCAGTTACGCCGGCGCCGAGGATATCGATTTTCTGGTCGTGGGTTATGGCAAGCTCGGCGGGATCGAGATGGGCTACGGCTCCGATCTGGATCTGGTCTTTTTGCACGATGCCGACCCGCGAGGCAGTACCAATGGCGCGCGCAGCCTCGACAACCCGGTCTTCTATGCCCGCATGGGTCAGCGTATCATTCACATGCTGACCACCACGACGCCTGCCGGCGTGCTCTATGAGGTGGATATGCGTCTGCGGCCGTCGGGCAATTCAGGGCTTCTGGTGTCATCGCTGGAGGCCTTTGCCGATTATCAGCACCGCGAGGCCTGGGTGTGGGAGCATCAGGCACTGGTACGTGCCCGCGCCGTGGCCGGTAGTCCGGCGCTTGCGCGACGTTTTGAAGACATTCGTCGTGAGACGCTCTCAAGGGTGCCGGACGTGGCGACGCTCAAGCGCGAAGTGGTCGCCATGCGAGAGAAGATGCGCCAGCACCTGGGCAGCAGTCAGCAGTCACGAACCGCTGGCTGGTTTCATCTCAAGCAGGACCCGGGTGGCATGGTCGACATCGAATTCATGAACCAGTTTGCCGTGCTGGCCATGGGGCACAGGGAAAAGGCCCTGCTGACCTATACCGACAACATGCGGATTCTGGAGACGCTGGAGTCTTCCGGACATCTGCCGTTTGAAGGTGCCGAACAGCTGCGCAAGGCCTGGCTTGCCTATCGGGATGCCAGCCACCGAGGAGCATTGACGCGTGCCGGATCACTGGTGCCGGAGGCCGGGTTCGCTGAGCACCGCCAGGCCGTGCAGGCCCTCTGGCATCGCTATCTCGAGGCCGAGGAGACAACTTCCGATGGTGTCGAGGGAGCCAGCGACTGA
- a CDS encoding NUDIX hydrolase has protein sequence MPIIHIVAGCLLDQDQRLLVVRKRDTSHFMLPGGKPEHGETPLVTLARECQEELGTSIGEDELAMLGRFRTRAANEPDTHIDADVFIIEDMEGTPQAHGEIEEIRWMALDDESLTLAPLLSDEVLPALRQRFD, from the coding sequence ATGCCCATCATTCACATTGTTGCCGGCTGTCTGCTCGACCAGGACCAACGGTTACTGGTTGTCCGAAAGCGCGATACCTCGCACTTCATGCTGCCCGGCGGCAAGCCGGAGCATGGCGAGACGCCTCTGGTGACCCTCGCTCGCGAATGCCAGGAGGAACTTGGCACCTCGATCGGAGAAGACGAACTGGCCATGCTGGGGCGCTTTCGCACTCGGGCGGCCAACGAGCCCGATACCCATATCGATGCAGATGTCTTCATCATCGAGGACATGGAAGGCACCCCACAGGCCCATGGTGAAATCGAGGAGATACGCTGGATGGCCCTCGATGACGAGTCACTGACGCTGGCGCCCCTGCTCAGTGATGAAGTGCTACCGGCGCTGCGCCAGAGGTTTGACTGA
- a CDS encoding BCCT family transporter has translation MTHSIRPWVFWPVFLVLLGAVITSFINMDGFVSIASSLNSFVLVHFSWLFSLGSLYLLVLGAIIYVSPLGRIRIGGENATPLLSRLRWFSITLCTTLAVGILFWTTSEPLYHFHGPAPGLGIEPASPDAARFAISSMFLHWTFTPYAIYAVPALVFALVFYNRRQRFSIASFFEPLFGRRRVRRVGGLIDAVALYALVAGMASSLGTGTLTITGGLNGYVGGETSPWKLGIVTALIVTTFVISAATGLQRGIARLSSLNAILMLVVGIFVLVCGPTLYMLGLGVESIGTYLDNFFSKSLYTGTAANDTWAQSWSIFYWAVWFAWAPVTSLFLGRISRGYTVREFLNINLIFPALCSMIWIIIFSTSALHLDMAENSRLYALLNDSGIEQVLYSFFGELQLSSITVPLLLFIAFISYVTAADSNTDAIGNLCTRGLTADSDMGSSLPMKVVWGMIIGTVSWVMTSFVGIDGIKMLSNLGGLPAMLMILLASVSIWRWIGDPSRLNEPPLFERVVHQVSESLATDSAATGASSTDQRPSTT, from the coding sequence ATGACGCACTCCATTCGACCATGGGTCTTCTGGCCCGTGTTTCTGGTGCTGCTGGGCGCCGTCATCACAAGCTTTATCAATATGGATGGCTTCGTCAGCATTGCCAGCTCGCTCAACAGCTTTGTGCTTGTGCATTTTTCATGGCTGTTCAGTCTGGGCAGTCTCTATCTACTGGTGCTGGGCGCCATCATCTATGTGTCCCCGCTGGGGCGTATTCGCATTGGCGGAGAGAATGCCACGCCGCTGCTTTCCAGACTGCGCTGGTTTTCCATCACGCTTTGTACCACCCTGGCCGTCGGTATCCTTTTCTGGACCACCTCGGAGCCGCTGTATCACTTTCATGGTCCCGCTCCCGGCCTCGGTATCGAGCCTGCCTCTCCCGACGCTGCTCGCTTTGCCATCTCCAGCATGTTCCTTCACTGGACCTTTACCCCCTACGCCATTTACGCCGTGCCCGCGCTGGTCTTTGCGCTGGTGTTTTACAACCGGCGTCAGCGTTTTTCGATTGCCAGCTTTTTCGAGCCCCTTTTTGGCCGCAGGCGCGTGCGCCGTGTGGGTGGGCTGATTGATGCGGTCGCACTTTATGCACTGGTCGCCGGCATGGCGTCATCACTGGGCACGGGAACGCTGACCATTACCGGTGGCCTTAACGGCTATGTCGGTGGAGAGACCAGCCCCTGGAAGCTGGGCATCGTCACGGCATTGATTGTGACTACCTTCGTGATCTCGGCCGCCACCGGATTACAGCGTGGTATTGCCAGACTCTCATCACTGAATGCCATTTTGATGCTGGTGGTAGGCATTTTCGTCCTTGTCTGTGGCCCCACGCTTTACATGCTGGGACTCGGTGTGGAGTCGATCGGTACCTATCTGGACAATTTTTTCTCGAAAAGCCTTTATACCGGTACAGCGGCCAACGACACCTGGGCGCAGTCCTGGAGTATCTTCTACTGGGCGGTCTGGTTTGCCTGGGCGCCGGTCACCTCCCTGTTTCTGGGGCGCATCTCGCGCGGCTACACGGTGCGAGAGTTTCTCAATATCAATCTGATCTTTCCGGCCCTGTGCTCGATGATCTGGATCATTATCTTCTCGACCAGTGCCCTGCATCTGGACATGGCGGAAAACTCAAGGCTCTACGCTCTTCTTAATGACTCGGGGATCGAGCAGGTGCTCTACAGCTTCTTTGGTGAGCTGCAGCTGTCGAGCATCACCGTGCCGCTTTTGCTTTTCATTGCCTTCATCTCTTATGTGACCGCTGCCGATTCCAATACGGATGCCATTGGCAATCTATGTACCCGGGGATTGACCGCTGATTCTGACATGGGCAGCTCCCTGCCCATGAAGGTGGTCTGGGGCATGATCATCGGTACCGTGTCCTGGGTGATGACCAGTTTCGTTGGTATCGATGGCATCAAAATGCTCTCCAATCTCGGCGGCCTGCCGGCCATGTTGATGATCCTGCTCGCCAGCGTCTCGATCTGGCGATGGATCGGTGATCCGTCACGCCTCAATGAGCCGCCCCTGTTTGAACGCGTCGTTCATCAGGTTTCGGAAAGTCTCGCCACCGACAGTGCCGCGACCGGCGCCTCATCGACAGACCAGCGACCCTCCACGACCTAA